CAAAATGTCTCAAATTTCAGATTTTCCGATCAGCATCCACAATTTCTTTTGCTTTTGGAGTAAAACGCTTGGCACGGCTTCAAACATCGCAAAACTGACCTCCTGTCCCTGCTGAGAGTGCCACCAGCATTGAATCAGTTCAGCGCTCTTATCAATTGAAGCAGCAAACCTGCAGCCTACACATTGCACTTCAATATCTGGCTAAAATCACTGATCCATTTGTTTCCCTTTAGGAACGATGACTATTACTTGCTATTCCTCTCCGTTTCCAACCAGAGTGAATGACTCCCTGCTTACAGGCCTTTGTATGGGAATGTGGGCAGTAATATGTTGTTGAGAAAAGCTTTGGTAATCCCCCTATCATGCATGTGGAAAATTGAGCACAATCATTGTCCAGAGGTGTTTGAATTAAAGCTTCAATGCAAACGTTTGTGCTTGTGGGTAAGTGTGGCAGAAAACGCAGACCGAGCATGTGCTCGGCAGGCAGGGAGTACATAAAACACACAATTGAAGGCAAGTTTAAGAAATCGTTCAAACACGACTAGCGCCTTATTCCAGTCCCTGCATTTGCTCTTGCTGCCATTTATGGTAGCTTGGAAGGAATGGATCAACATTTGCTGGAAGTCAAATGATCACTGGCCATAAGGTGCACCATTATGATGACGTCTGGAACACCCACTGGTGAACAGTTGCAAGAGAGACCAGGGGACAGGACAAATCCCAAACCGTTTGTCTGAACCTTGTGGAGATTATCGGCTCGTGGTGCTTTCTCTGCTCAAGTGCCTGCTCCTTACGAGGAAGCTGCTTGTCCGTGAAAGCTGCTCTTTGAACTCAGAGGTGACAAAATAGTAGATGAAAGGGTCCAAGCAGGCGTTCATGCTGGCTAAGCATAATGTTATTGAATGCAGGATATGGATATTCCTCCGTGTGGCGCAGTCCGTAATGATGTCTAACCATGTCAGCTGGTTCAACAGGAAGAATATGTGGTAGGGAGCGAAGCAAACCAGGAACACAATCGCACACATTAGGACCAGCTTTAAGGCTCTCTTTGCACCTAGGTTGTTGGACACTGTTCTATTCTCATTTAATGACTGCGCAGTCTTCCAGGTACAAGTAATAATGATGATGATGGGCCCCACAAAGCCGAGGAGCTCTGCTGCCATGAGCATAACAATGGAAGATCCCAGATTGACTTTCTTCACAGGAAGAGACGCAAAACAAAGTGTGCTGTTGAATGAGTCCGTGTTCCGCATGATTGGGAATGGCAGACATATGAGGATAACAACCAGCCATCCAATAATGCACAGGCCCACGTCGTACCTGCGCCTCCAAGTACTGTATCTGAAGGGGTGGATAAGGAATACACAGCGCTGGATGCTGATGCAAACTAAAAATAATATGCTGGCGTACATGTTGAGAAACTTAAGGTAGAAACAGAACAAGCACATAAATTTTCCAAATGGCCAGGTACTGGATATGTAATAAAAGATCCTCAGGGGCAAGGACAACATATGGGCCAGGTCAGCGATGGCTAGGTTTGTCATGAATATCACGGCCTTCTTCTCCTTTTTGATGTTTCCAAATAAAACCCACAAGGCCACACTGTTGCCCAACAAGCCAGGAATAACGATTATTCCGTAGACAACAGCGTACAGGGATGTCTCGTTCTCCCAGTGTTTCGCTGGACACTGACTTGATTCATTAACAGACATCATTCCCTGGCGTTGGGTTACTGTTCATTGAGTGGAAGGTCTTACGAACTGCAGGAGCTGCTGAGAGAAAAAAGAGAAAGTCTGTAAAGTACCCAGTTTTTTTTTCCTTCAGATAAATAATATTTATGCATGACATCTGTAATATTCCTGTCTACCAGCTCAGTACCAGCAATGTGAATAAAAAGTAAATCAATTCGCTGTTGTCGATTCTTAACCAACCATGCCACTTCAGACACATTAATCATTTTCATGATAAGTCACTCAGGATGCTGTCTGGCTTGGGCTTGCTTTGTCTTTCTGAGCTTCCTGTTCCTCTTCCCTCTCTGTGGCAAGGCAATGAAAAATGTTTCCTGTCTTGAGACATGGCCAAACCATTGTACCTTCATTGACATGGAATAATAGAGTGGTTACAATATAGAAAACGGCCTTTCAGACCGTTATATCCATGTTGGCTCTCTGCAAACACAACTCACCTAGCCCCACGCCTCTTCCCTGTGGCCCTGTAATTTGTTTCTCATCAGATAAAatccgattctctctccaaagcctcaatTTGATCTGCTTGCACGCAATCTCAAACATTGCATCCCAGGTTCTAACCACTGACTCACACACCAAAATGTTCAAAATGGCCAATCTTCAGGGAGACGGTGAGCACATTCTTTGCTTTCAGCTTCCTGTGGAGTATCCCACCAGAGTCAGCTTGATTAATTTATTCTCTAACATCTCCCCGGTTGTAATGAAAAGTCCCTGACACGAGGTATTAACGCTTCCTTTCTTCCTCCACATCGGGTATTCACTGCATTTTCAGTTTGGTCTCCCAACATCTGCTGACCTTTGATTCTAGTTAGTTAGAAATAGTTGCCTATGTCACCGATGACACGTCTGCGACACAGCTTGGGACATTTCACCATGTTAAAGGTGCTGCATTAATGCAATCTGTTTTTACAGTAATGCAAAGAGTCACAGCAATGGTGGACAAGACTTGGCCTGGAGAACGAAAACTTAACTTACAAGAATAGAGCTGGGGACTGGAACTGACAGCTCTGCCGAGAGCGGGCAGGGACAcattaggccgaatggcctccttctgtattgtaatgaCTGTGACGCTATTAGGCAGGAAATCAGAGAGAGGTTTGCTCAGGGAGGAAGAAGTAGGTTTTTGAAGGTGAGTGAGAGGAGGGTAGCTAGGCGAAAAGatttaggaagagaattccaaatgaCAGAGGATGAAGGCTGACCGAGGATGGAGTTAACAGGGGATGGAAGCCATGTCATGGATAAACAACAGCAACATACATTTGCATAATACCTTTAATCCAATAAACATCCCGATGAACTTCACAGCAGCAAAATCAAACAAGAGTTGACATCAAGGTGGAGATTTTAGGATTGACGACCAAAACAACATCTTAAAGAAAGAGAGTAAGAGCAAGGCAGAGAGGTTTAAGGAGAGGAGCCAGCCAAAAGACGGTGAGAGGTGGGATAGTaggtgtgatgaatgggtaatgtgcctttaggATCATGCATATAATGtcactttaagaccgggtttggaaccctgggggactccgcctccggctccaccccccaggggCCGGATATGAGGTGATGTCCTGTGGGCGGTGCTCAatgagcactcatctctccggctggcgaagttctctgtttattaaagccttcattttacgagtacactctctcgtgtcataattgagggtatatcagtCGGCAAGAAACATTTTCGAGGGAACACATTTACGGAGGGGTTGTGATGATAACAGCAGGGATTTCAAAATGGGATCTTGTCAGGGTGGGTTTCtatgaagccagagggcactaggtttcccgctctcttgggacccagccactgagacagtcagagtccacgagctcgcAAGTGCAAACACTATGCGGTAGCTAGtaggtctggtcaggctactacaaggtctccatagtgtcgacccacagctgaatatgtatatcagttctaccgttgaataaaacagtgttggatcttctccagtgttagacgtctgtttccagcttccctgcatcgagtgcagtccacatcgaacctacctgcctaacacatcatggtaccagagtgatactgatcttgacagacctacctcgagtgaatcagcattgaccagcaagcagccatccggtgaaatagaAAACatgcagcctcctccgcagctccgcatctccggcaacctctgcGCCAATTGGAAaaccttcaagcaaaagttcctcttgtacatcgaggcctccgaccttgaagcagcatcggatgccaggaagatcgtgctatttctctccactgtgggggaccacgccatccacatctataactcccttgcgttcgctgacggtgaagacaaaacaaaattcaaaccagtcctgctgaagtttgacagccactgcgacattgaggtgaatgagagctttgaacggtatggtgtccagcagaggcttcagggtaaggataaaccttttcagtccttcgtgacccatctccgcatcctagcgcagtcatgtaactatgactcgacggttgattccatgatccgggatcagatcgttttcggggtccactccgactccctgcggcagcagcccctgaaagtcaaacagttggccCTCTCTGTTGCTACCGAGACGtgcgtccatgagcatgctaagaatcagggcggcagaaactgcaaagctggcctcccacgaggcggaacgggtgcaggccattgcacaaatg
This portion of the Scyliorhinus torazame isolate Kashiwa2021f chromosome 5, sScyTor2.1, whole genome shotgun sequence genome encodes:
- the LOC140420956 gene encoding probable G-protein coupled receptor 174; protein product: MMSVNESSQCPAKHWENETSLYAVVYGIIVIPGLLGNSVALWVLFGNIKKEKKAVIFMTNLAIADLAHMLSLPLRIFYYISSTWPFGKFMCLFCFYLKFLNMYASILFLVCISIQRCVFLIHPFRYSTWRRRYDVGLCIIGWLVVILICLPFPIMRNTDSFNSTLCFASLPVKKVNLGSSIVMLMAAELLGFVGPIIIIITCTWKTAQSLNENRTVSNNLGAKRALKLVLMCAIVFLVCFAPYHIFFLLNQLTWLDIITDCATRRNIHILHSITLCLASMNACLDPFIYYFVTSEFKEQLSRTSSFLVRSRHLSRESTTSR